From Kangiella sp. TOML190, one genomic window encodes:
- the pssA gene encoding CDP-diacylglycerol--serine O-phosphatidyltransferase — protein sequence MKMKKRFSSRRGIYLLPNLLTTAGLFAGFYAVVASMQGRFEYAAIAIFIAMIMDGLDGRMARMANAQSDFGAEYDSMADMVSFGIAPALVIYNWALSDLGKFGWLATFVYVVAAALRLARFNTQVETADKRYFQGLASPSAAAILAGLVWLGAEYQWQAGAYGVYIGILTIVTGLLMVSNFRYSSFKEVKWKEKVPFIGMLVVVLLFILIASEPPLVLFVGFGIYALSGPLMTVWRIKDIRAERKQRQLEMGADSTAETERVDGPDVNGSETDKSKE from the coding sequence ATGAAAATGAAAAAACGCTTTAGTTCGCGTCGAGGGATCTATTTGCTACCCAATTTGCTCACAACCGCTGGTTTGTTTGCGGGTTTTTATGCGGTAGTAGCTTCTATGCAAGGCCGCTTTGAGTACGCCGCGATTGCAATTTTTATCGCCATGATAATGGATGGCCTTGATGGTCGTATGGCCAGAATGGCTAACGCACAAAGCGATTTTGGTGCTGAGTATGACTCTATGGCGGATATGGTCTCTTTCGGTATAGCACCGGCATTGGTGATCTATAACTGGGCACTTTCTGATTTAGGTAAATTTGGTTGGCTCGCAACCTTCGTCTATGTAGTGGCCGCTGCTTTGCGACTGGCTCGCTTCAATACCCAAGTCGAAACTGCCGACAAACGCTATTTCCAAGGATTGGCGAGTCCGTCCGCGGCGGCGATTCTAGCCGGTTTGGTTTGGTTGGGCGCTGAGTACCAGTGGCAGGCGGGGGCTTACGGAGTTTACATCGGTATTTTAACAATCGTTACCGGTCTATTAATGGTCAGTAACTTCCGTTATTCCAGTTTTAAAGAAGTTAAGTGGAAAGAAAAGGTTCCATTTATCGGTATGCTGGTGGTGGTTCTGCTGTTTATCCTTATTGCTTCGGAACCGCCCTTGGTGCTGTTTGTGGGTTTCGGGATCTACGCACTGTCGGGACCTTTAATGACCGTCTGGCGTATTAAAGACATTCGTGCCGAGCGCAAACAACGTCAGCTTGAAATGGGCGCTGATTCTACTGCTGAAACTGAGCGTGTTGATGGGCCTGATGTAAACGGTAGCGAGACCGACAAAAGCAAAGAGTAA